The following are encoded together in the Tursiops truncatus isolate mTurTru1 chromosome 10, mTurTru1.mat.Y, whole genome shotgun sequence genome:
- the FAM107A gene encoding actin-associated protein FAM107A isoform X5 — MAQRLSERVRGPSEATGLYRAVLLRSASMYSEIQRERADIGGLMARQEYREWNPELIKPKKLLNPVKASRSHQELHRELLMNHRRGLGVDSKPELQRVLEHRRRNQLIKKKKEELEAKRLQCPFEQELLKRQQRLSQLEKPPEKEEDHAPEFIKVRENLRRITTLTREERAL; from the exons ATGGCACAGAGGCTGAGCGAGCGGGTCCGGGGGCCCAGCGAGGCCACCGGCCTCTACCGGGCCGTGCTGCTCAGGTCCG CCTCCATGTACTCGGAGATCCAGAGGGAGCGGGCGGACATCGGAGGCCTGATGGCCCGGCAAGAATACAGAGAGTGGAACCCGGAGCTCATCAAGCCCAAGAAGCTGCTGAACCCCGTGAAGGCCTCCCGGAGCCACCAGGAGCTGCACCGAGAACTGCTCATGAATCACAGGAG GGGCCTGGGCGTGGACAGCAAGCCGGAGCTGCAACGTGTCCTGGAGCACCGCCGGCGGAACcagctcatcaagaagaagaaggaggaactgGAGGCCAAGCGCTTGCAGTGCCCCTTTGAGCAGGAGCTCCTGAAACGGCAGCAGAGGCTGAGCCAG cTGGAAAAACCaccagaaaaggaagaggacCATGCCCCCGAATTTATTAAAGTCAGGGAAAACCTGCGGAGAATCACCACCCTGACCCGTGAAGAGAGAGCGCTTTAG
- the FAM107A gene encoding actin-associated protein FAM107A isoform X6: MAQAQLRTSMYSEIQRERADIGGLMARQEYREWNPELIKPKKLLNPVKASRSHQELHRELLMNHRRGLGVDSKPELQRVLEHRRRNQLIKKKKEELEAKRLQCPFEQELLKRQQRLSQLEKPPEKEEDHAPEFIKVRENLRRITTLTREERAL, from the exons ATGGCACAGGCACAGCTGAGAA CCTCCATGTACTCGGAGATCCAGAGGGAGCGGGCGGACATCGGAGGCCTGATGGCCCGGCAAGAATACAGAGAGTGGAACCCGGAGCTCATCAAGCCCAAGAAGCTGCTGAACCCCGTGAAGGCCTCCCGGAGCCACCAGGAGCTGCACCGAGAACTGCTCATGAATCACAGGAG GGGCCTGGGCGTGGACAGCAAGCCGGAGCTGCAACGTGTCCTGGAGCACCGCCGGCGGAACcagctcatcaagaagaagaaggaggaactgGAGGCCAAGCGCTTGCAGTGCCCCTTTGAGCAGGAGCTCCTGAAACGGCAGCAGAGGCTGAGCCAG cTGGAAAAACCaccagaaaaggaagaggacCATGCCCCCGAATTTATTAAAGTCAGGGAAAACCTGCGGAGAATCACCACCCTGACCCGTGAAGAGAGAGCGCTTTAG
- the FAM107A gene encoding actin-associated protein FAM107A isoform X7 → MYSEIQRERADIGGLMARQEYREWNPELIKPKKLLNPVKASRSHQELHRELLMNHRRGLGVDSKPELQRVLEHRRRNQLIKKKKEELEAKRLQCPFEQELLKRQQRLSQLEKPPEKEEDHAPEFIKVRENLRRITTLTREERAL, encoded by the exons ATGTACTCGGAGATCCAGAGGGAGCGGGCGGACATCGGAGGCCTGATGGCCCGGCAAGAATACAGAGAGTGGAACCCGGAGCTCATCAAGCCCAAGAAGCTGCTGAACCCCGTGAAGGCCTCCCGGAGCCACCAGGAGCTGCACCGAGAACTGCTCATGAATCACAGGAG GGGCCTGGGCGTGGACAGCAAGCCGGAGCTGCAACGTGTCCTGGAGCACCGCCGGCGGAACcagctcatcaagaagaagaaggaggaactgGAGGCCAAGCGCTTGCAGTGCCCCTTTGAGCAGGAGCTCCTGAAACGGCAGCAGAGGCTGAGCCAG cTGGAAAAACCaccagaaaaggaagaggacCATGCCCCCGAATTTATTAAAGTCAGGGAAAACCTGCGGAGAATCACCACCCTGACCCGTGAAGAGAGAGCGCTTTAG